TCAAATCCCCGATATATTCCCGCTTATTCCAACACCCGAAGAACACAGCACACGCGCCCCACACATCGCCCGCTCCCTGCGCACCGAATGGAACGTACGCGATAGCCACGCCACACTGATTCTCCTGCCCGATACACTCCAACCCGACCCCGGCACTGCTTGGACAATCGCGTGCACCCAACACTATGGCAAACCTTCACTGATTGCCAACCCCTTCTCAACACAGGCTACACACACCATCCTCCAATGGCTCTTGAGACTGCAACCCTCAACACTTAACATCGCCGGTCCAAGCGAAAAGACTTGCAACGGCATCGCACTTGCTACAGCACGCACCTTGAAACCTGCGCTCTTACAACTCAAACACACTCAAGCCTAAACTCCACACGATATTTTCCGCTTTTCGTATCTTCTTTTCAACTCAAACAACACTGAACGATGAAAACGCAAGTCCTTGACACACTCTCCGACTA
This genomic interval from [Chlorobium] sp. 445 contains the following:
- a CDS encoding molybdenum cofactor carrier; the protein is MISGGQTGVDQAALQLALELGFDIGGWCPPNRACEDGQIPDIFPLIPTPEEHSTRAPHIARSLRTEWNVRDSHATLILLPDTLQPDPGTAWTIACTQHYGKPSLIANPFSTQATHTILQWLLRLQPSTLNIAGPSEKTCNGIALATARTLKPALLQLKHTQA